A single genomic interval of Malania oleifera isolate guangnan ecotype guangnan chromosome 11, ASM2987363v1, whole genome shotgun sequence harbors:
- the LOC131167457 gene encoding uncharacterized protein LOC131167457, with the protein MGAMEVRDREWEIRLNRVIHHALLVQGVIGDIQRNTELERMFVTSVRNTAQAWDYALTPRDAEVARDVVTGMIIALSYKVVDLLDSSATHSFMSLGYVKMTGVETQLLDIDLSLAMLTRSIVRYRRLLSAIQARNFLLEGCHGYLACVKEVSEEEIKDIPEVRDFLGVFAEDLSKPPPDREVEFVIDPISGTTLISKTPYRMAPAALKELKEELQDLLDKGFI; encoded by the exons ATGGGGGCAATGGAGGTCAGAGACAGAGAATGGGAGATTAGGCTAAACAGAGTAATCCATCATGCCCTCCTTGTCCAAGGTGTTATTGGAGACATTCAGAGGAATACCGAGTTAGAAAGAATGTTTGTTACCAGTGTG aggaatactgcgcAGGCGTGGGACTATGCATTGACACCGAGAGATGCTGAGGTTGCAAgagacgtcgtgacaggtatgattattgctttatcatataaagttgttgatTTATTGGACTCAAGTGCCACCCATTCGTTCATGTCATTGGGATATGTTAAGATGACTGGAGttgagacacagttgttagatattgaTTTGTCATTAGCCATGCTAACTAGATCAATAGTGAGATATAGAAGG ttgttatccgccattcaggcgaggaATTTTTTGTTAGAGGGTTGCCATGGATAtttggcttgtgtgaaggaagtatcGGAAGAAGAAATTAAAGATATTCCAgaagtgagggattttcttggtgTATTTGCTGAGGATTTGTCGAAAccacctcctgatcgtgaggtagaatttgttattgatcCAATTTCAGGGACAACACTAATTTCTAAaacgccgtatagaatggcaccggcagcactaaaagagttgaaggaagAGTTGCAGGacctgttagataaggggtttatttag